The Fusobacterium russii ATCC 25533 genomic interval CTTCCCATTACATCTAGGACAAGTTTTTAAATGTTTATCTTCCGCCCCTGTCCCATCACAGGCACTACATTTCCCAGTTCTTTTATATTTTATTTTCTTTTCTACACCTTGGGCTGCTTCTTCAAGTGAAATTTCTAATGTATATCTTAAATCTGCACCCGCTTCTACATAGCTTCTACCTGATGACCCTCCACCAAAACCACCGAAGCCACTAAAGCCTCCTCCGAAACCGCTACCAAAAATATCACCAAATATATCACCAAAATCAAAACCTGCTCCACTGAATCCTCCTCCTTGTTCAAATGCAGCATGTCCAAATTGATCATATTTTTGTTTTTTTTCAGGATCTGAAAGTACTTGATAAGCTTCATTTGCTTCCTTAAATTTTTCTTCCGCCTCTTTTTTTTCTTTATCTGAAGCATTAGTAAATTTATCTGGATGATATTTCATTGCAGCTTTTCTGTAGGCCTTCTTTATGTCACCTTCACTTGCTCCCTTATCTATCCCAAGGACTTCATAATAGTCTCTTTTTGCCATTTTTTCTTCCCCTCACCTTTTAAATTTTAATAATAAATTACATATTACACATAAGTTTTCTCAAGCTCTAAGAGATATTCTTTTATTTCTATACCTCCAGTATAGCCTCTTAACTTTCCATTTTTTCCAATTACCCTATGACAAGGAATAATAATAGGTATCCTATTTTTACCATTTGCAAGTCCTATTGCTCTAACTGCTTTTTCATTCCCTACCATTTTGGCTTCTTCACTATAAGAAATTATTTTTCCATAAGGAATTTTTTGCATAGCTTCCCATGCAGCCATTTGAAAATTAGTACCTATAACATCTAATTTAATATTAAATTCTTTTCTTTTTCCTAGAAAATATTCTTCCAATTGTCTTTTACATTCTTTTGTTAATTCACTTTCCTCTTTATTTTTTAATAAATCCAGTTCTTCTTTATTATTCCTTAAAAATTTAATAGCACTTATTCCATCTTTTTCTTCAATTATAGCTATCAGTCCTAAATAATCATTTTTTAAAAATGATACTCCTTTCATAAAATACCTCTTCTTTCAGATAGAAAGAGAGGAGCTATTGCAAATTTAGCCATTGAAATATTAGCGATTTGCAACAGTCCCCTCATTATCTAATTAATTTGAAATTAGTCTACTACTTCAGCTTCTGCAACATCTTCTTCCTTGTTAGCTGTAGTTCCTGCTCCTTGTTGTCCTTGTTCTGCCTGTGCTTTAGCTTGTGCTTCCTTATATAATTCTTCTGCAAATTTATGTGCAGCTTGTGATAATTCTTCTATAGCTTTTTCAATTGCTTCTTTGCTATCTCCATCTTTCACTTTCTTTAGTTCTTCTAAAGCAGCTTCAATTTTTTTCTTATCTTCTTCTGTTGCTTTATCTCCATTTTCTTTTAGTGATTTTTCAGTTGAAGATATTAACATATCGGCTTTGTTTCTAGCTTCTATTAACTCTTGGAATTTTTTATCTTCTTCTGCATTAGCTTCCGCTTCTCTAGTCATTCTTTCAATTTCTTCCTTAGATAAATTAGTTGATCCAGAAATTGTAACCTTATTTTCTTTTCCTGTTCCTAAATCTTTTGCTGATACATGAACTATTCCATTAGCATCTATATCAAATGTAACTTCTATTTGAGGAACACCTCTTGGAGCAGCTGGTATTCCTTCTAGGTTAAACTCTCCTAATTTATGGTTATCTGCAGCTTTGGCTCTTTCTCCTTGTAATACATTTATTGTAACTGCCGGTTGATTGTCTACAGCTGTTGAGTAAACTTGAGATTTCTTAACTGGTATAGTAGTATTTTTTTCTATCATCTTTGTGAATACTCCACCTAAAGTTTCAATTCCTAATGACAATGGAGTTACATCAAGAAGTAATACATCTTTTACATCTCCCATTAATACTCCGGCTTGTATAGCTGCTCCTGCTGCAACAACTTCATCAGGGTTTATTCCTTTGTTAGGTTTTTTACCAAAATAAGATTCTACCCACTCCTGAACTGCTGGTATTCTTGTTGAACCTCCAACTAATAATATTTCATCTATTTGATTTGCAGAAAGTCCTGCATCTGATAGAGCTGTTTTTGTTGGTCCTTGAGTAGCTTCAACTAAATGTTTTGTTAAATCATTAAATTTAGCTCTTGTTAATTTCATTTCTAAATGTTTAGGTCCTGTTGCATCCATTGTTATAAATGGTAGTGAAATAGAAGCTTCCATTAATGTAGATAATTCTTTTTTAGCTTTTTCTGCAGCATCTTTTAATCTTTGATATGCCATCTTATCATTTGCTAAATCTATTCCTGTTTCTTTTTTAAACTCTGCCACTAACCATTTAATTATTTCAGCGTCAAAATCATCTCCACCTAAGTGGTTGTTTCCTGCTGTCGAAATAACTTCTATAACTCCATCAGAAATTTCAAGTATAGAAACATCAAATGTTCCTCCACCTAAGTCAAAAACTAAAACTTTTTCTTCTTTTTTCTTTTCAAGTCCATAAGCAAGTGCTGCTGCTGTAGGTTCATTTATAATTCTTTTTACTTCTAAGCCCGCTATAGTTCCTGCGTCTTTTGTAGCTTGTCTTTGTGAATCAGTAAAGTAAGCTGGTACAGTAATTACTGCCTCTTTAATTTCTTCACCTAGATAATCTTCTGCATCTTTTTTTAATTTTTGTAATGTTTTTGCTGATATTTCTTGAGGTGTGTATTTTTTCCCAAATATTTCTACCTTATAGTCTGAACCCATATGAGTTTTTATTGAACTCACTGTTGAGTTTGGATTTGTAATAGCCTGTCTTTTAGCTATTTCTCCTACAACTGTTTCTCCATTTTCTTTAATATTAACAACTGAAGGTGTTGTTCTTGCCCCTTCTGAATTTGGTATTATTGTCGCTGTTCCACCTTCCATTATAGCAACACATGAGTTTGTTGTTCCTAAGTCAATTCCTATTATTTTTGCCATATTTTTCCCTCCTATATTTCATCAATTTTTTTATATACTTATTAAAATCAACATTATTTTTTAACTGTTACCATACTTGGTCTTATAACTTTTCCTTTCATTATATAACCTTTTTGTAAAACTTTTACAATTTCATCCTCTTTAAAGTTTTCATCATCTTCAACACTAACAGCATGATGATATTGTGGATCATATTTTCCTTCAGCTTTTATCTCTTCAACTCCTTCAGAAGCCATGATATCTTTTAAAGATCTTGTTATCATTTCTACACCTTTTACCAAGGCATCAAAATCTTTTGTTTCAGAAGAAGCTTCTATTGCTCTTTCTAAATTATCCAAACTTCCCAAAAATTTTGTTATTATTTTTTCAGATGAAAACTTTCTAAGCTCATCTAATTCCTTTTCTTTTCTTTTACTGAAATTTTGAAAATCTGCCTGCTTTCTTAAATAAGATTGTTTCCAATCCTCAAGTTCTGCTTTTAATTTTTCTATATTTTCTTTATTTTCATCCTCTTTCTCTTTAGATTCTTCTTTCGCCTCCTCGTTAACACTTGTTTCAGATACTTCATTATCTAAATCATGTTCTTTTATATCTTCCGTCTTCTCATTGATAATTTCCTCTTTTAATTCATTATCCTGCATTTATATCCTCCTAGTTTTATTTTTTTCTCTCTATTAAATTAAGTACCTTATTCACTTCTCTACTGACATGATTTATAAGACCGACAGTTTTAGAATAAGCCATTCTTTTTGGTCCTATTACTCCAATTATTCCCTGTGAATCTCCAATATTATATATGGAATAAACAAAACTAAAATCTTCTAATTCTTTTATTCCCAAATCATCACCAAATATAACATTAACTTGACTATTTTTATTTTCTCTGGTTCTTTGCTCAATAAGCTTTTCAAAAAGTTCTCTTATATCGCCTCTTTCATTAAAAAACTCTATAACATTTGCA includes:
- a CDS encoding methylated-DNA--[protein]-cysteine S-methyltransferase, translating into MKGVSFLKNDYLGLIAIIEEKDGISAIKFLRNNKEELDLLKNKEESELTKECKRQLEEYFLGKRKEFNIKLDVIGTNFQMAAWEAMQKIPYGKIISYSEEAKMVGNEKAVRAIGLANGKNRIPIIIPCHRVIGKNGKLRGYTGGIEIKEYLLELEKTYV
- the dnaK gene encoding molecular chaperone DnaK, with the translated sequence MAKIIGIDLGTTNSCVAIMEGGTATIIPNSEGARTTPSVVNIKENGETVVGEIAKRQAITNPNSTVSSIKTHMGSDYKVEIFGKKYTPQEISAKTLQKLKKDAEDYLGEEIKEAVITVPAYFTDSQRQATKDAGTIAGLEVKRIINEPTAAALAYGLEKKKEEKVLVFDLGGGTFDVSILEISDGVIEVISTAGNNHLGGDDFDAEIIKWLVAEFKKETGIDLANDKMAYQRLKDAAEKAKKELSTLMEASISLPFITMDATGPKHLEMKLTRAKFNDLTKHLVEATQGPTKTALSDAGLSANQIDEILLVGGSTRIPAVQEWVESYFGKKPNKGINPDEVVAAGAAIQAGVLMGDVKDVLLLDVTPLSLGIETLGGVFTKMIEKNTTIPVKKSQVYSTAVDNQPAVTINVLQGERAKAADNHKLGEFNLEGIPAAPRGVPQIEVTFDIDANGIVHVSAKDLGTGKENKVTISGSTNLSKEEIERMTREAEANAEEDKKFQELIEARNKADMLISSTEKSLKENGDKATEEDKKKIEAALEELKKVKDGDSKEAIEKAIEELSQAAHKFAEELYKEAQAKAQAEQGQQGAGTTANKEEDVAEAEVVD
- the grpE gene encoding nucleotide exchange factor GrpE; the protein is MQDNELKEEIINEKTEDIKEHDLDNEVSETSVNEEAKEESKEKEDENKENIEKLKAELEDWKQSYLRKQADFQNFSKRKEKELDELRKFSSEKIITKFLGSLDNLERAIEASSETKDFDALVKGVEMITRSLKDIMASEGVEEIKAEGKYDPQYHHAVSVEDDENFKEDEIVKVLQKGYIMKGKVIRPSMVTVKK